TAAACTATCTCCGATAACAGTTGAGCGCAGGTGACCAATAGAAAATGGTTTAGCGATATTGGGACTGGACATATCGATCACAACATTTTCTTGTTTACCAATATGTTGGTCAGCATAGTGTTCTTTTTTAGTGATAACAGCTTGCAATACTTGAGCAGAAATGGCAGATTTATCAAGGAAAAAGTTAACGTAAGGTCCTGTTGCGACAACCTTTTCAAAGGCTTGGCTGTTAATTTTTGCAGCCAGTTCAGCAGCAATCATTTGAGGTGCCTTACGTTCGACTTTTGCAAGAGAAAAAGCAGGGAAAGCAATGTCTCCCATTTCTGAGTTTTTAGGGGTTTCCAGTAAATTTAAAATAGCCTCTTGGTCCAGACTATCAATGATGCTAGCCAATTCGCTAGCAATCAATTCTTTTGTATTCATTAAGAGCTCCTTTTTGGACTTTTCTACTATTTTATCACAATTTTAAAGATTTATCACAATTTTAAAGAAAGAAGAAAAAATTTTTGAAATCTCCTGTTTTTTTGGTATAATATGGTTATAAATTTAGTTATAAATATGCATATAAGAGGATTTTATGAGAAAAAGAGATCGTCATCAGTTAATAAAAAAAATGATTACTGAGGAGAAATTAAGTACACAAAAAGAAATTCAAGATCGGTTGGAGGCGCACAATGTCTTTGTGACGCAGACAACCTTGTCTCGTGATTTACGCGAAATCGGCTTGACCAAGGTCAAGAAAAATGATATGGTGTATTATGTACTAGCAAATGAGACAGAAAAGATTGATTTGGTGGAATTTTTGTCTCATCATTTAGAAGGTGTTGCAAGAGCAGAGTTTACCTTGGTACTTCATACCAAATTGGGAGAAGCCTCTGTTTTGGCAAATATTGTAGATGCAAACAAGGATGAATGGATTTTAGGAACAGTTGCTGGTGCCAATACCTTATTGGTCATTTGTCGAGACCAGCACGTTGCCAAACTCATGGAAGATCGTTTGCTAGATTTGATGAAAGATAAGTAAGGTCTTGAGAGTTGCTCTCAAGACTTATTTTTGACAAGGAGAGACGGAAAATGGCGACAGAAAAGCTATCACCCGGCATGCAACAGTATGTGGATATTAAAAAGCAATATCCAGATGCTTTTTTGCTCTTTCGGATGGGTGATTTTTATGAATTATTTTACGAGGATGCGGTCAATGCTGCGCAGATTCTGGAAATTTCCTTAACGAGTCGCAACAAGAATGCGGACAATCCGATTCCTATGGCGGGTGTCCCCTATCATTCTGCCCAACAGTACATCGATGTCTTGATTGAGCAGGGCTATAAGGTAGCGATTGCTGAACAGATGGAAGATCCTAAACAAGCAGTTGGGGTTGTGAAACGAGAGGTTGTTCAGGTCATTACGCCAGGGACAGTGGTCGATAGCAGTAAGCCGGATAGTCAGAACAATTTCTTGGTTGCTATAGACCGTGATGGCAGTCAATTTGGCTTAGCTTATATGGACCTGGTGACGGGTGACTTTTATGTGACAGGTCTTTTGGATTTCACGCTGGTTTGTGGGGAAATCCGTAATCTCAAGGCGCGCGAAGTGGTGCTGGGCTATGACTTGTCTGAGGAAGAGGAACAAATCCTTAGTCGTCAGATGAATCTTGTGCTTTCCTATGAAAAAGAAAGCTTTGAGGACCTTCATTTACTGGATTCACGATTGGTAGCTGTGGAGCAAGCGGCA
This window of the Streptococcus sp. 116-D4 genome carries:
- the argR gene encoding arginine repressor, whose amino-acid sequence is MRKRDRHQLIKKMITEEKLSTQKEIQDRLEAHNVFVTQTTLSRDLREIGLTKVKKNDMVYYVLANETEKIDLVEFLSHHLEGVARAEFTLVLHTKLGEASVLANIVDANKDEWILGTVAGANTLLVICRDQHVAKLMEDRLLDLMKDK